A DNA window from Panthera tigris isolate Pti1 chromosome X, P.tigris_Pti1_mat1.1, whole genome shotgun sequence contains the following coding sequences:
- the RNF113A gene encoding E3 ubiquitin-protein ligase RNF113A translates to MAEHLSPGKTTDQVCTFLFKKPGARKGAAGRRKRPVCDKESGDSSGSSDEGNTVVRPEKKRAIHNPMIQKTRGSGKQKEAYGDLSSEEEATEPESLGVVYKSTRSAKPVGPEDMGATAVYELDTEKERDAQAIFERSQKIQEELRGKEDDKIYRGINNYQKYMKPKDTSMGNASSGMVRKGPIRAPEHLRATVRWDYQPDICKDYKETGFCGFGDSCKFLHDRSDYKHGWQIERELDEGRYGVYEDENYEVGSDDEEIPFKCFICRQTFQNPVVTKCRHYFCESCALQHFRTTPRCYVCDQQTNGVFNPAKELIAKLEKHRAAEVGGASDFPEDPDESPNPIT, encoded by the coding sequence ATGGCAGAGCACCTTTCGCCGGGAAAGACCACGGACCAGGTGTGCACCTTCCTCTTCAAAAAGCCCGGTGCACGAAAAGGGGCTGCGGGCCGCAGAAAGCGCCCGGTCTGCGACAAGGAGTCCGGAgacagcagcggcagcagcgaCGAAGGCAACACAGTGGTTCGCCCGGAAAAGAAGCGGGCGATCCACAACCCGATGATACAGAAGACTCGTGGCAGTGGTAAACAGAAGGAGGCTTACGGCGACTTGAGCAGCGAGGAGGAGGCGACCGAGCCCGAGAGCCTTGGCGTGGTGTACAAGTCCACCCGCTCGGCCAAGCCCGTGGGACCAGAGGATATGGGCGCGACTGCGGTCTACGAGCTAGACACAGAGAAGGAGCGTGACGCGCAAGCCATCTTTGAGCGCAGCCAGAAGATCCAGGAGGAGCTGAGGGGCAAGGAAGATGACAAGATCTATCGGGGGATCAATAATTATCAGAAATACATGAAGCCCAAGGATACGTCTATGGGCAATGCTTCCTCCGGGATGGTGAGGAAGGGCCCCATCCGAGCTCCCGAGCATCTACGCGCCACCGTGCGCTGGGATTACCAGCCCGACATTTGCAAAGACTACAAGGAGACTGGCTTTTGCGGCTTCGGAGACAGCTGCAAGTTCCTCCATGACCGTTCAGATTACAAGCATGGGTGGCAGATCGAACGTGAGCTTGATGAGGGTCGCTATGGCGTCTATGAGGATGAAAACTATGAAGTGGGAAGCGATGATGAGGAAATACCATTCAAGTGTTTCATCTGTCGCCAGACCTTCCAGAATCCAGTTGTCACCAAGTGCAGGCATTATTTCTGTGAGAGCTGTGCGCTGCAGCATTTCCGCACCACCCCTCGCTGCTATGTCTGTGACCAGCAGACCAATGGCGTCTTCAATCCAGCGAAAGAATTGATTGCTAAGTTGGAGAAGCACCGAGCTGCGGAAGTGGGTGGTGCTTCCGATTTCCCAGAAGACCCCGATGAGAGTCCAAACCCCATCACTTAG
- the NDUFA1 gene encoding NADH dehydrogenase [ubiquinone] 1 alpha subcomplex subunit 1 produces the protein MWFEILPGLGVMAVCLVIPGIATAHIHRFCNGGKEKRVAYYRYQWSLMQRDRRISGVNRHYVSKGLENID, from the exons ATGTGGTTCGAGATTCTGCCCGGCCTCGGCGTCATGGCCGTGTGCTTGGTCATCCCCGGCATAGCCACTGCGCACATCCACAGGTTCTGTAACGGGGGCAAG GAAAAAAGGGTTGCCTATTATCGGTATCAATGGAGTTTGATGCAAAGAGACAGGCGCATCTCTGGAGTTAATCGTCACTATGTGTCAAAG GGTTTGGAAAATATTGATTAA